In Dermacentor variabilis isolate Ectoservices unplaced genomic scaffold, ASM5094787v1 scaffold_20, whole genome shotgun sequence, a single window of DNA contains:
- the LOC142568530 gene encoding uncharacterized protein LOC142568530 translates to MRPAKLCYFLLDDYSPGSSRTRYTPRVNTLNTTEIVSVRSSGVGEHVLLGRQKIHIDWLCATEDSYNVMADLEFRSTVIEKQPRVSRRNPETACHGQGVPTESRRFSCEPRDPKSSSAPGILSSTASTPSGSPATPWMTPKDLTRSRSSNERVCKMVSRRGRLRESAAYLVGSCSVVCLSVNQLSSNVRCVRSISGHHQEDLDKSCTASAADRCLHFAELSLWNNFLWVIIIKLREGRLGLACLRGRVVPLTFMRRRRSFILVHCPLMQHRSTVFLQLLESRMSPKQFQLRDGVELSKHLRYARPCCRMLDYPTRDPMDALPSTLTSLDPLENLSVRFSSVGVSKPCEVVDSCDIMRTLVVFERWTDVSDAQALMR, encoded by the exons ATGAGGCCCGCCAAGCTCTGTTACTTCCTGCTAGACGACTACTCCCCAGGAAGCTCACGGACGCGGTACACTCCACGGGTGAACACGCTCAACACGACGGAGATCGTGAGCGTGCGATCCTCGGGCGTCGGAGAGCACGTGCTGCTTGGTAGGCAGAAGATCCACATCGACTGGTTGTGCGCGACCGAGGACTCCTACAACGTAATGGCCGACCTGGAGTTTCGCAGCACCGTCATCGAGAA ACAACCACGCGTCTCGCGAAGGAATCCCGAGACAGCGTGCCACGGGCAAGGCGTGCCAACAGAATCGCGCAGGTTCTCGTGCGAACCGCGCGACCCAAAATCGAGCTCGGCTCCAGGGATTTTGTCCAGCACGGCGTCCACACCTAGCGGCAGCCCAGCTACGCCGTGGATGACGCCGAAGGACTTGACGCGATCGCGAAGCTCCAACGAAAGA GTCTGCAAGATGGTATCACGGAGGGGCCGCCTGCGAGAGTCGGCTGCGTACCTGGTCGGCAGCTGTTCCGTCGTCTGCCTGTCGGTCAACCAGCTCTCCTCCAACGTTCGCTGCGTGCGCAGCATCTCGGGCCATCACCAGGAGGACCTCGACAAGTCATGCACTGCCAGCGCAGCCGATAGGTGTCTGCACTTTGCAGAGCTGTCTCTATGGAACAACTTCctgtgggtcatcatcatcaagctaCGCGAAGGACGGCTGGGCCTGGCTTGCCTACGCGGACGCGTGGTTCCTTTGACCTTCATGCGGCGCAGGCGGTCGTTCATTCTGGTTCATTGTCCGCTGATGCAGCACCGCTCCACCGTGTTCCTGCAGCTGCTCGAGTCACGGATGTCTCCAAAGCAGTTCCAGTTACGGGACGGGGTGGAGCTTAGCAAACACCTGAGGTACGCCAGGCCCTGCTGCCGCATGTTGGACTATCCGACCAGGGACCCGATGGACGCGCTCCCCTCCACATTGACCTCACTCGACCCGCTGGAGAACCTGAGCGTGCGCTTTTCGAGCGTGGGCGTGAGCAAGCCATGTGAGGTGGTGGACAGCTGCGACATCATGCGAACGCTCGTCGTCTTCGAGCGCTGGACCGACGTAAGCGACGCTCAGGCGCTGATGCGCTGA